From the Clostridium sp. Marseille-P299 genome, one window contains:
- a CDS encoding GTP pyrophosphokinase → MEIQLWREILEPYALAVDEMLVKFNHIIAAYRKAGMYSPIEQVTGRVKTISSILEKAQKKNIDIEHMETAIEDIAGIRIICQFVDDIYKVVELIKNRSDMRVVLEKDYITNKKESGYRSYHLIVRYQVETLSGPKEIHAEIQIRTLAMNFWATVEHSLQYKYKQNMPEKLRSRLHKAAEAIVVLDEEMSSVRGEIMDAQNSFNIKANIVSDILTNIQNLYKIANKREVVKIQDEFFRIYESEDLEQLERFNKELDIISEGYRAQSLH, encoded by the coding sequence ATGGAAATACAATTGTGGCGAGAAATATTAGAACCTTATGCATTAGCAGTAGATGAGATGTTAGTAAAATTTAATCATATCATTGCAGCTTATCGTAAAGCGGGAATGTATTCCCCAATTGAACAAGTTACTGGAAGGGTAAAAACGATTTCAAGTATACTAGAGAAGGCTCAGAAGAAGAATATAGACATTGAACACATGGAAACTGCAATTGAAGATATTGCAGGAATTCGTATTATCTGTCAATTTGTAGATGACATCTATAAAGTGGTTGAATTAATTAAAAACCGTTCCGATATGAGAGTAGTACTTGAAAAGGATTATATTACAAATAAAAAAGAGAGTGGATATCGAAGCTATCATTTAATTGTTCGATATCAGGTAGAAACCTTAAGTGGTCCAAAAGAAATTCATGCGGAGATTCAAATTCGTACCTTAGCAATGAATTTCTGGGCAACGGTTGAACACTCTTTACAATATAAATACAAACAAAATATGCCTGAAAAACTTAGAAGTCGTTTACACAAGGCAGCAGAGGCAATCGTGGTTTTAGATGAAGAGATGTCTTCTGTTCGTGGTGAAATTATGGATGCTCAAAATTCATTTAATATTAAAGCAAATATAGTTTCTGATATTTTAACGAACATACAAAATTTATATAAGATTGCGAATAAACGAGAGGTTGTTAAAATACAGGATGAATTTTTCCGTATTTATGAAAGTGAAGATTTAGAACAACTGGAACGTTTTAATAAAGAATTAGATATTATTTCAGAGGGCTATCGAGCACAAAGCCTTCATTAA
- a CDS encoding LCP family protein: protein MGDANSKEEDLNPSVNDDFMNQVTRAFDNETKELITSLIDEVSATIEKPTGENKKNKEQKIKPDNIHELTMEDLEKEVMQNNYQYEEEMIDDISGSIAKQINNQLNETLGTKEIEVTNGKKNYKRFIKPAIILISLIVLFGCFFLFTTPGQNLMVKLTADYISSRVNYEDGAADLPGLEQDEIVEVPTDITQLTENEVNLNAEEGEARSEEYATNILLLGEEAIGSDGARGRTDLIMIATLNTRDKSLKLTSLMRDSYVQIPGYRDNKLNSAYATGGIDLLYQTIEMNFDIKIDGYCMVGFDDFEEIIDELGGVNIYITEREANYLNANNYITEIKNRNLVEGMNTLNGDQALGYCRIRDVGTADKEYNDFGRTSRQRVLLNAIFEKYKEKNLIDLMLIINRLLPKVTTNLTSNDFANYMKIAYNIGLNEIQDLRIPADGTYQSTYIRDMSVIIPNLSENVKILHEFVFGENDDTKQETEMK from the coding sequence ATGGGTGATGCGAATTCGAAGGAAGAAGATTTAAATCCTTCCGTCAATGATGATTTTATGAATCAGGTTACAAGAGCATTTGATAATGAAACGAAAGAGTTGATTACGAGTTTAATCGACGAGGTATCAGCAACGATTGAAAAACCTACAGGGGAAAATAAAAAAAATAAAGAGCAAAAAATTAAACCAGACAATATACATGAATTAACAATGGAAGATCTTGAAAAAGAGGTAATGCAAAACAACTATCAATATGAAGAAGAGATGATAGATGATATTAGTGGTTCCATTGCAAAACAGATTAATAATCAATTGAATGAAACCTTGGGAACAAAAGAAATAGAAGTAACCAATGGAAAAAAGAATTATAAACGGTTTATAAAACCTGCAATCATCTTAATATCCCTGATTGTTTTGTTTGGATGTTTTTTTTTATTTACGACTCCAGGACAAAACCTTATGGTAAAATTAACTGCAGATTATATTTCAAGTAGAGTGAATTATGAAGATGGAGCAGCAGATTTACCGGGATTAGAACAAGATGAAATTGTAGAAGTACCTACAGATATCACACAGTTAACAGAAAATGAAGTTAATTTAAATGCTGAAGAAGGTGAAGCTAGAAGTGAAGAGTATGCTACGAATATTCTTCTTCTTGGGGAGGAAGCAATTGGGTCTGATGGGGCAAGGGGGCGCACAGATTTAATTATGATAGCAACTCTAAATACAAGAGATAAAAGTTTAAAGCTTACCTCTTTGATGAGGGATTCTTATGTCCAAATACCAGGATATAGGGACAATAAGTTGAATTCTGCGTATGCAACTGGAGGAATTGATTTATTGTATCAAACGATAGAAATGAATTTTGATATAAAAATCGATGGATATTGCATGGTGGGATTTGATGATTTTGAAGAGATCATTGATGAATTAGGCGGTGTTAATATTTATATCACAGAAAGGGAAGCAAATTACCTAAACGCAAATAACTATATTACAGAGATAAAAAATCGTAACTTAGTGGAAGGAATGAATACGTTAAACGGTGATCAGGCCCTTGGTTATTGTAGAATTAGAGATGTTGGTACTGCTGATAAAGAGTATAATGATTTTGGTAGAACTTCAAGACAAAGGGTTTTATTAAATGCAATATTTGAAAAATATAAAGAAAAAAATTTAATTGATTTGATGTTAATTATAAATCGTTTGCTACCAAAAGTTACTACAAATCTTACTAGCAATGATTTTGCTAATTATATGAAAATAGCATATAATATTGGATTGAATGAAATACAAGATTTAAGAATACCTGCTGATGGAACATATCAAAGTACTTACATTCGTGATATGTCTGTTATCATTCCAAATCTTTCAGAGAATGTAAAGATATTACATGAATTTGTTTTTGGGGAGAATGATGATACTAAGCAGGAGACAGAAATGAAATAG
- a CDS encoding LCP family protein: protein MKDNNDFMDKESRDFSNSVTFTNTTDFEDDIIDDINESLKRQIREEMDHPEGGQGGSMSTDRNRKKRKKKSKAKKILLGVLFGSILILALLIGTHPGRKVVYGLLGNYLHGMMQTEDVDGNLVDTSKDEYDDPSLRKEEYVKNYLIMGIEQINGGGRTDSMMIVSINTKDNTVKLSSLLRDTYVSIPGHKNNKLNAAYGLGGADLLIDTIEQSYKIKIEGYASVNFESFEKIIDRLGGVNIELGAKEASYLNRTNYISNPAYRNVKEGWNTLNGNQALGYCRVRKVETLGGANSDYGRTLRQRRVLNAIFDKYKSSGLIEIMSITKDCLKYITTDLSSNEITSIIESIVENGITTMDTSRFPVNDLYTSTRNEVGAVLIPDWDANIKELYKFIYLDQDETVEVTPTGTQN from the coding sequence ATGAAGGATAATAATGACTTTATGGATAAGGAAAGCAGAGACTTTTCCAATTCTGTAACGTTTACAAATACGACGGATTTTGAAGATGATATCATTGATGATATTAATGAATCTTTAAAAAGACAAATTAGGGAAGAGATGGATCACCCAGAAGGGGGGCAGGGAGGTTCTATGAGTACTGATAGAAATAGAAAAAAAAGAAAAAAGAAATCAAAAGCAAAGAAAATTTTGCTTGGAGTTTTATTTGGGTCCATATTAATACTAGCACTTTTAATTGGAACACATCCAGGTAGAAAAGTTGTGTATGGATTACTTGGTAATTATCTGCATGGAATGATGCAAACAGAAGATGTAGATGGTAATCTTGTGGATACTTCAAAGGATGAATATGATGATCCAAGTTTACGTAAGGAAGAATACGTTAAAAATTATTTAATCATGGGAATTGAACAGATCAATGGTGGAGGTCGTACCGACTCTATGATGATTGTTTCCATCAATACAAAAGATAATACTGTAAAATTATCTTCATTACTTCGTGATACTTATGTATCCATTCCAGGACACAAAAATAATAAGTTAAATGCTGCATATGGTTTAGGTGGTGCGGATCTTTTAATTGATACTATTGAACAAAGTTATAAGATTAAGATAGAAGGATATGCAAGCGTTAATTTCGAATCCTTTGAGAAAATTATTGATCGTCTTGGCGGCGTTAATATTGAATTAGGAGCAAAAGAAGCTAGTTATCTTAATAGAACAAATTATATCTCCAATCCAGCATATCGTAATGTAAAAGAAGGTTGGAATACTTTAAATGGTAATCAAGCACTTGGATATTGCCGAGTTCGTAAGGTTGAAACTTTAGGTGGTGCTAATTCTGATTATGGTAGAACCTTAAGACAAAGAAGAGTATTAAATGCAATCTTTGATAAATATAAATCTAGCGGTTTAATTGAAATTATGTCCATTACAAAGGATTGTTTAAAATACATTACAACGGATTTAAGTTCGAATGAGATTACTTCTATCATTGAAAGTATCGTTGAAAATGGAATCACTACTATGGATACTTCTAGATTCCCAGTAAATGACTTATATACTTCTACAAGAAATGAAGTAGGAGCAGTATTAATTCCAGATTGGGATGCTAATATTAAGGAATTATATAAGTTTATTTACTTAGATCAGGATGAAACCGTTGAGGTTACTCCTACAGGAACTCAAAATTAA
- a CDS encoding RsmF rRNA methyltransferase first C-terminal domain-containing protein encodes MKVKLPKLFEDRMKELLKDEYEAYLECFEARHYGGLRVNTLKVSPKEYEELSPIELKRVPFIKNGYYYSENEQPAKHPYYFAGLYYLQEPSAMTPASLLPVKPGDKVLDLCAAPGGKSTELAAKLKGKGLLVANDISNSRAKALLKNIELFGVRNAVVVSEAPGKLEETFTGYFDKILVDAPCSGEGMFRKSPAIMKNWEQYGVEYYNNLQKEIILSAVSMLKPGGYLLYSTCTFSPEENEGTLKFLLEQAPDMELVPAIPEPFLTNEEFDKLSEEDKERLEQMKQDSLVSYEGFDFGKPSWIEDGSDELKHGLRLWPHHIVGEGHFVALLHKKKEAELKTFVPYTASEKEQKLLSEEAKEFLSHISMDIDMKRIMVRDDRVYLLPEGIVDIKGLRTLRSGLYLGEMKKNRFEPSQSLANALTMEEYDNVYNMSADDEDVIRYLKCESIEIKKPCKDGWVLICVDGYPLGFGKYSKGNFKNKYLPGWRLM; translated from the coding sequence ATGAAAGTAAAGTTACCTAAATTATTTGAAGATCGCATGAAAGAATTACTTAAAGATGAATATGAAGCTTATTTAGAATGTTTTGAAGCAAGACATTATGGGGGATTAAGGGTGAATACCTTAAAGGTATCACCAAAAGAGTATGAAGAACTTAGTCCAATCGAGCTAAAAAGAGTTCCATTTATCAAAAATGGTTATTATTATAGCGAGAATGAGCAACCAGCAAAGCATCCATATTATTTTGCTGGATTATATTATCTGCAAGAGCCTAGTGCGATGACACCTGCTAGTTTATTACCGGTAAAGCCAGGAGATAAAGTCTTAGATTTATGTGCTGCACCAGGAGGTAAGAGTACAGAATTGGCAGCTAAATTAAAAGGAAAAGGCCTATTGGTTGCGAATGATATCAGTAATTCAAGGGCGAAAGCTTTACTTAAAAATATAGAACTATTTGGTGTTAGGAATGCAGTTGTTGTGAGTGAAGCGCCTGGGAAGTTAGAAGAAACATTCACAGGATATTTTGATAAAATATTAGTAGATGCCCCATGTTCTGGTGAAGGTATGTTTCGTAAAAGCCCAGCGATTATGAAAAACTGGGAGCAATATGGAGTTGAATATTATAATAATTTACAAAAAGAAATTATTTTATCAGCAGTTTCCATGTTAAAACCAGGTGGTTATCTCTTATATTCAACTTGTACGTTCTCTCCAGAAGAAAACGAAGGAACATTGAAATTCCTTTTAGAACAAGCACCTGATATGGAATTGGTACCAGCAATACCAGAACCATTTCTTACAAACGAAGAGTTTGATAAATTATCAGAGGAAGATAAAGAACGTTTAGAGCAAATGAAACAAGATTCCCTCGTATCTTATGAAGGTTTTGATTTTGGTAAACCATCTTGGATAGAAGACGGCAGTGACGAATTAAAGCATGGTCTACGTTTATGGCCACATCACATTGTTGGAGAAGGTCATTTTGTTGCTTTACTTCATAAAAAGAAGGAAGCTGAATTAAAAACTTTTGTACCATATACAGCAAGTGAAAAAGAACAAAAGCTTTTATCTGAGGAAGCGAAGGAATTTTTAAGTCATATATCAATGGACATCGATATGAAGCGAATTATGGTTCGTGATGACAGGGTTTATTTACTTCCAGAAGGAATTGTGGATATCAAGGGACTTCGTACCTTACGTTCTGGTTTGTATTTAGGTGAAATGAAGAAAAATCGTTTTGAGCCAAGTCAGTCTTTGGCCAATGCACTTACGATGGAGGAATATGATAACGTATATAATATGTCAGCCGATGATGAAGATGTTATTCGTTATTTAAAATGTGAATCAATTGAGATTAAGAAGCCTTGCAAAGATGGCTGGGTATTGATCTGTGTAGATGGGTATCCTCTAGGCTTTGGAAAATATTCAAAGGGTAACTTTAAAAACAAGTATCTACCAGGCTGGCGACTTATGTAA